The Plasmodium berghei ANKA genome assembly, chromosome: 8 genome has a segment encoding these proteins:
- a CDS encoding PUB domain-containing protein, putative, with amino-acid sequence MEEHNKIIDQLIELGYSKEISMRVIKMSEAKTVDEALSWIELIEENPDVVNSKLNTDNKAENVSENVAIDKNIESTKEQKPKLTPEEAQKKAIELQKKIREKKLQKEKEEEIEKEKKRIAMTKEIQKRKEQLEEYERKKYIENLERERNEYKKEKQKQLELLKREYEAKFSMAYNPDSQKKKSIEDLGENQKRDEIAILFNNLKNKHKNNKTELISSLNILRKYFSNIKDNILEKKFQKIKKENKVFIEKIKIYEEMITIFLLVGFEDTGEFYVIKNYPNTYLLSSAIKFIDLVIKNLNS; translated from the exons atggaGGAACATAATAAG ATTATCGATCAGCTAATTGAATTGGGATATTCTAAGGAGATAAGTATGAgagttataaaaatgagtGAAGCTAAAACAG TTGACGAAGCCTTAAGTTGGATTGAGCTCATTGAGGAAAACCCCGATGTTGTGAattcaaaattaaatacaGACAATAAAGCTGAAAATGTTAGTGAAAATGTAGCAATagacaaaaatatagaaagtACCAAAGAACAAAAACCCAAATTAACTCCAGAAGAAGCCCAAAAAAAAGCTATTGAATTGCAAAAGAAAATtcgagaaaaaaaattgcaaaaagaaaaagaagaagaaattgaaaaagaaaaaaaacgaattGCTATGACAAAGGAAAtacaaaaaagaaaagaacaATTAGAAGAATAtgaaaggaaaaaatatatagaaaatttaGAAAGGGAAAGAAacgaatataaaaaagaaaaacaaaaacaatTAGAACTGCTAAAAAGGGAATATGAAGCCAAATTTTCTATGGCTTATAATCCTGATagccaaaaaaaaaaaagtatagaAGATCTAGGAGAAAATCAAAAAAGGGACGAAATcgctattttatttaacaatttaaaaaataaacataaaaataataaaactgAATTAATAAGttcattaaatattttaagaaaatattttagtaatataaaagataatattttagaaaaaaaatttcaaaaaattaaaaaggaaaataaagtgtttattgaaaaaataaaaatatatgaagaAATGATTACCATATTTCTCTTAGTTGGATTTGAAGATACAG gCGAATTCtatgttataaaaaattaccctaatacatatttactTTCTTCTGCCATAAAGTTTATTGATttagttataaaaaatctaAATTCATAG
- a CDS encoding PIH1 domain-containing protein, putative, with amino-acid sequence MMDDIKISYEEKEKFQKAFRQHEFRILFDEYFDEISDGKYRKEKEDYLLSLYFKGELKKDQILIKPNEVFCVKTKILYSNQMNQNLFINICTHPGIYSISFESISVGKISIPYSLSQIRPDKQGDQICCLTIDCCVNPLTVDAIRAYNEVLNFLLENVCQCIEQNFMKDNEKVCRDFKILNDIICKGDKPFLLCINKNSIIKSVLIDEEKKLDQLKKEFENKETITTENDVNKLLNKSKIKTEIKNNIQYDESNVIQTDENDLNSCEKDVSKNLKKKEKQKYFIYHQGSLNTSSFFKLKEYEHISLNLPNKIKILINIDNYVKKKDIKIDIKEKKMEVIFNNIEENLIIDLPYPCDSKDYLCILKNKKKIVEIYLNLCKEFVKSYTERLYREYIYKEIDDNKGGSDSLEYIDDLVKHYEVEESQNEKNEIQNPVKFSENISLDDSNSLSGKCTEKGSENEQDTSIEYSRCADKDKIVINNPKDSSNNCLNFDEKNFFFNFNIDTKFNKDSNNKSNDIEPCTSEENNKKEKNIYIKSDMNNDENYIDEYNINLQNYQNSKYNTNDVKNVCTSKNLKIEMVHDRKIYNSKQIDKNFILNEYNNKTDYVVKKNKDKIEMENLIFEFNEQELFNYDNMYENINKEMFFSSILWAAYI; translated from the exons atgatggatgatataaaaataagttatgaagaaaaagaaaaatttcaaaaagCCTTTAGACAACATGAATTTcgaattttatttgatgaatATTTTGATGAAATATCAGACggaaaatatagaaaagaaaaagaggACTATTTATtaagtttatattttaaaggggaattaaaaaaagaccaaattttaattaagcCTAATGAAGTATTTTGTGTTAAGACAAAAATCTTATATTCAAATCAAATGAATCAAaacttatttataaatatatgcacacaTCCAGGTATTTATAGTATTTCATTTGAGAGCATTTCAGTAGGAAAAATTAGCATACCTTATTCACTATCCCAAATTCGACCTGACAAGCAag GAGATCAGATATGTTGCCTTACAATAGATTGCTGTGTTAATCCTTTAACTGTGGATGCAATAAGAGCATATAATGAagttttaaattttttgcTCGAAAATGTTTGTCAATGTATAGaacaaaattttatgaaagaTAATGAAAAGGTGTGTCGagattttaaaattttaaatgatataatttgtAAAGGTGATAAAccctttttattatgtataaataaaaactcTATCATAAAAAGTGTTTTAAtagatgaagaaaaaaagctagatcaattaaaaaaagaatttgaaaataaagaaactATTACAACAGAAAATGATGTTAATAAACTTTTGAATAAAAGTAAGATAAAAacagaaataaaaaataatatccaATATGATGAGAGCAATGTGATACAAACTgatgaaaatgatttaaattCATGTGAAAAAGATGTTTcgaaaaatttgaaaaaaaaagaaaaacaaaaatatttcatatatcaTCAAGGCTCATTAAATACATCATCCTTTTTCAAACTAAAAGAGTATGAACATATTTCTCTAAATTTaccaaataaaataaaaattttaataaatattgatAACTATGTTAAGAAAAAGGATATCAAAATagatataaaagaaaaaaaaatggaagttatatttaacaatattgaagaaaatttaataattgaTTTGCCATATCCATGTGATTCCAAagattatttatgtattttaaaaaataaaaaaaaaatagttgaaatatatttaaatttatgcAAAGAGTTTGTCAAAAGTTATACTGAAAGATTGTATAgagaatatatttataaagaaatagaTGATAATAAGGGAGGCTCAGATTCGTTGGAATATATTGATGATTTAGTGAAGCATTACGAAGTAGAAGAAtcacaaaatgaaaagaatGAAATACAAAACCCTGTCAAATTTagtgaaaatatatcattagaTGATTCTAACTCTTTATCGGGAAAATGTACAGAAAAGGGTTCAGAAAATGAACAAGACACATCAATAGAATATTCTAGATGTGCAGACAAAgataaaatagtaataaataaCCCTAAAGATTCATCAAATAATTGTCTAAattttgatgaaaaaaattttttttttaattttaacatagatacaaaatttaataaagaTTCTAATAATAAGTCTAATGATATAGAACCATGCACAtctgaagaaaataataaaaaagaaaaaaatatttatataaaaagtgatatgaataatgatgaaaacTATATagatgaatataatattaatttacaaaactatcaaaatagtaaatataatacaaatgatgttaaaaatgtttgtacttcgaaaaatttaaaaatcgAGATGGTTCATGAtagaaaaatttataattccaaacaaattgataaaaattttatattaaatgaatataataacaaaactGATTATgtagtgaaaaaaaataaggaCAAAATAGAGATggaaaatttaatttttgaatttaaTGAACAAGAATTGTttaattatgataatatgtacgaaaatataaacaaggaaatgtttttttcatccATATTATGGGcagcatatatatga
- a CDS encoding proteasome subunit beta type-6, putative — MEIEPMKIYNINQDSINNEYNIRTPISDGTTIIGIIYEHGVMLACDTRTSSGTFVSNKCSRKINRINENIYVCRSGASAHSQKVIEVIKHYCASMKSENRKKGRFHENEVITDDINDEEIDIDQINNINNNNVIAKNKYYYNDKFMDYNPLVENVAYITKKLIYANNNFLSCGLIFGGYDKIKKQQLYSVNLNGSIIQKYDYAVSGSGSIYIQSYLQDKYKKNMTKKECFDLILNCVKYAIYNDNSSGGIVRILNITKNFVEEYTITNTQIHFDY; from the coding sequence atggaaatagaacccatgaaaatatataacataaatCAAGATTCaattaataatgaatataatattagaaCTCCTATTTCTGATGGTACAACAATTATTGGAATAATTTATGAACATGGTGTTATGTTAGCTTGTGATACTCGAACATCATCTGGAACATTTGTTAGTAATAAGTGTTCgaggaaaataaatagaatcaatgaaaatatttatgtatgtAGAAGTGGTGCATCTGCACATAGCCAAAAAGTAATTGAAgtaataaaacattattGTGCATCTATGAAAAGTgaaaatcgaaaaaaagGTCGATTTCATGAAAATGAAGTTATAACAgatgatataaatgatgaagAAATTGATATTGatcaaattaataatataaataataacaatgtaatagctaaaaataaatattactataatgataaatttatgGATTATAACCCATTAGTAGAAAATGttgcatatataacaaaaaaacttatttatgcaaataataattttctgTCATGTGGTTTAATATTTGGTGgttatgataaaataaaaaaacaacaaTTATATTCTGTTAATTTAAATGGTAgtataattcaaaaatacGATTATGCAGTTAGTGGAAGTGGaagtatttatattcaatCTTATTTAcaagataaatataaaaaaaatatgacaaaaaaagaatGTTTTGATcttattttaaattgtgttaaatatgctatatataatgataatagcAGTGGTGGAATTGTAagaattttaaatataaccAAAAATTTTGTAGAAGAATATACTATTACAAATACTCAAATACATTTCGATTATTAA
- a CDS encoding adenylate kinase-like protein 2, putative: METLLDSETLKKYEEETNEYINKKNVEKLFDIIAKNVLINKPDNVYLYIYNNIYSFLLNKIFIIGPPSLKITSTISSSIANSFDYYHLDVSHLVNSYISSKENDIQDKQSNQILINDDIICSVVKKHINNLDAKKKRGYVIQDFPKTNLQANSCLQYLPSHVFVLIADEEYIYEKYEKENNVKIILDNNNQIYDEQSNLFEIKEITTHPLKEKVKEYLRCVPGVLEVIGNNKKVINLKDFDETNIVDQIMNMVAKNKDEWNSLFSDNISDKNKK; the protein is encoded by the exons ATGGAAACACTATTAGATAGTGAAACTCTGAAAAAATACGAAGAAGAAACGAAcgaatatattaacaaaaaaaatgttgaaAAACTGTTTGACATTATTgcaaaaaatgttttaattaataaaccGGATAATGTATacttgtatatatacaacaatatatattcatttctcctaaataaaatattcataattgGCCCACCatcattaaaaattacATCAACAATATCTTCCTCTATTGCTAATTCGTTTGATTATTACCATCTGGATGTGTCACATTTAGTTAACTCGTACATTTCCAGTAAAGAAAACGATATCCAAGATAAACAATCAAATCAAATATTaa TAAACGatgatataatatgttCTGTTGTTAAAAAgcatataaacaatttagacgcaaaaaaaaaaagaggtTATGTTATTCAAGATTTTCCAAAAACTAATTTACAAGCAAATAGCTGCCTTCAATATTTACCTTCTCATGTTTTTGTATTAATTGCTGATGAGGaatacatatatgaaaaatacgaaaaagaaaataatgttaaaataatattagatAACAATAATCAGATCTATGATGAACAATCAAATTTgtttgaaataaaagaaataactACACATCCTTTGAAAGAAAAAGtaaaagaatatttaaG ATGTGTTCCAGGAGTATTAGAAGTTATtggaaataataagaaagtaataaatttaaaagattTTGATGAAACAAACATTGTTGATCAAATTATG AATATGGTagctaaaaataaagatgaaTGGAATTCACTATTTTCTGATAATATTTcggataaaaataaaaaatga
- a CDS encoding protein MAM3, putative, whose product MQLWIIIICVIICGVLSALFSGLSLGIMMLDMLQLNLLILVSEKDKKELNNAKNARKILPLRNNTNQILVTFITANVMVNSAFSLLLSEVTDGFTAFIVSTLIITIFGEIIPQSICSKHGLAIGGFFAPLIYFLKFSLYIFAKPISLILDHFVGKDVLNTYNKKQLKALVDMHKSAADILHEDEAKIVGSALEMSQYKVKHIMTDIDYVFGIDYNSFINYTTIKKILKSGFSRIPVLNRNKSECVVGLIHIKDLINIWFGINKILFDNNYSFQFNKKYDKSIYINYKKKKKHSIFRVIKSSSNLKNKSKSSLYTNKEDIKKKEFQKCENDIPIQNFNEQNDSNCIDTHAHVKINIDKSFIGENCDESNVEFKSIYMNNVKDNEKYKNMKNSITLNEILNPSKLLEKKRKKNKKMYKNPYKEKNNKNIAFVEFLTDQMVDKENKNVNISETDQIIFADIKKKIRMYNNINKKPIHINYLENIKNAKKSHICKDKNDKTTNEHCDENDNSNKVNLNNTSKNMNADVNDFKKQYISRNATINENLNKEKNIEHIFLDIKNYIRITRNKDIEIPVKYILKHIGRYIYGIDYDESVLSLLSFFKNANNHFVVVRKVIYSEESDPKYSHIGITTLEDVIEILLQEEITDEFDFIKLKKDIYIPNNFIWKNSYESVDAFNVRDMPNWNPNQINPQNNITIDQTKQMSNSGKIIMETNGVEHSDTESEYTGELDKYSQKIKQENFKDSTIILISDKKNKKKIEPINYKNDIINFLKESIYFKYIDTHLMNKYIHGTTIYTLNKNEYLLKDNTFLNYAIIIIKGKVKNIKENTCTNGDKCFIGLEALGPCNIIELFNSIIEKRINVIKNYQEKKKKKKSNNKNKISMIFKKKRLYENQNSNEEPESNYIHSPSKDLSNSYVLQKNINILFKKWYTQHVYFNKIAYVTDTDCEYILLSKNEYMDMIIESYENNKVDEMIENS is encoded by the exons ATGCAATTATggataattataatttgtgTCATAATATGCGGGGTTTTAAGCGCTTTGTTTTCGG GGCTATCTTTAGGGATAATGATGCTTGATATGCTCCAATTAAACTTATTAATTTTAGTATctgaaaaagataaaaaggaattaaacaatgcaaaaaatgcaagaaaaatattacctTTGCGAAATAACACAAATCAAATTTTAGTAACATTTATAACTGCAAATGTTATGGTAAATTCGGCTTTTAGTTTATTATTAAGTGAAGTAACAGATGGTTTTACAGCTTTTATTGTATCAACATtaattattacaatttttgGTGAAATTATTCCACAATCTATATGCTCAAAGCATGGACTAGCCATTGGGGGTTTTTTTGCCCctcttatttattttcttaaatTTTCTCTCTACATTTTTGCTAAGCCCATAAGTCTTATACTGGATCATTTTGTCG GCAAAGATGTTCTTAACACGtataacaaaaaacaaCTGAAAGCATTGGTAGATATGCACAAAAGTGCAGCAGATATTTTACATGAAGATGAAGCTAAGATAGTAGGAAGCGCCCTTGAAATGTCTCAATATAAAGTTAAACATATAATGACAGATATTGATTATGTATTTGGTATAGATTATAAtagttttataaattatacaactattaaaaaaatattgaaaagtGGATTTTCTAGAATTCCAGTTttaaatagaaataaatcGGAATGCGTCGTAGgattaatacatataaaagatttaattaatatatggtttggtattaataaaatactatttgataataattattcttttcaatttaacaaaaaatatgataaatctatctatataaattataagaaaaaaaagaagcaTAGTATATTTCGTGTAATTAAAAGTTCttcaaatttaaaaaataaaagcaaatcatcattatatacaaataaagaagatataaaaaaaaaagaatttcaaaaatgtgaaaatgatatacctatacaaaattttaatgaacaaaatgatTCTAATTGTATAGATACACATGCTCAtgttaaaataaacatagACAAAAGTTTTATTGGTGAAAACTGTGATGAGTCAAATGTAGAatttaaaagtatatatatgaacaatGTAAaggataatgaaaaatataaaaatatgaaaaattcGATTACACTAAATGAAATTTTAAACCCTTCTaaattattagaaaaaaaaagaaaaaaaaataaaaaaatgtataaaaacccatataaagaaaaaaataataaaaatatagcatTTGTTGAATTTTTAACTGATCAAATGGTAgacaaagaaaataaaaatgttaacaTTTCAGAAACTgatcaaataatatttgctgatattaaaaaaaaaataagaatgtataacaatattaataaaaaaccaattcatataaattatttggaaaatataaaaaatgcaaaaaaatctcatatttgtaaagataaaaatgacAAAACAACAAATGAACATTgtgatgaaaatgataattcaAACAAAGTGAATCTCAATAATACCTCCAAAAATATGAATGCCGATGTAAAcgattttaaaaaacaatacaTTTCAAGAAACGCTACAATAAACGAAAActtaaataaagaaaaaaacatagaacatatatttttagatataaaaaattatataagaataacaagaaataaagatatagaAATACCcgttaaatatatattaaagcATATAGgcagatatatatatggaataGATTATGATGAAAGTGTATTATCGCTTttaagtttttttaaaaatgcaaataatCATTTTGTTGTTGTGAGAAAAGTTATTTATTCTGAAGAATCAGATCCTAAATATTCACACATTGGTATTACAACTTTAGAAGATGTTattgaaattttattacaaGAAGAAATTACTGATGAGtttgattttataaaattaaaaaaagatatatatatacctaataattttatttggaAAAATTCATATGAATCTGTTGATGCTTTTAATGTTCGTGATATGCCAAATTGGAATCCAAATCAAATTAATCCCCAAAATAATATCACCATTGATCAAACAAAACAAATGTCAAACTCaggaaaaattataatggaAACAAATGGTGTAGAACATTCTGATACAGAATCAGAATATACTGGTGAACTAGATAAATATtctcaaaaaataaaacaagaaaattttaaagattcaactataatattaattagtgataaaaaaaataaaaaaaaaatagaaccaattaattataaaaacgatataataaactttttaaaagaaagtatatattttaaatatatagacacacatttaatgaataaatatattcatggaacaacaatatatactttaaataaaaatgaatatttactaaaagataatacatttttaaactatgcaattataataataaaaggaaaagtaaaaaatataaaagaaaatactTGTACAAATGGAgataaatgttttattgGATTAGAAGCCTTAGGCCCTTGTAATATTATTGAACTTTTTAATAgtattattgaaaaaagaattaatgttataaaaaattatcaagaaaaaaaaaaaaaaaaaaaaagtaataataaaaataaaatatctatgatttttaaaaaaaaaaggttATATGAAAATCAAAATTCCAACGAAGAACCAGAAagtaattatatacatagcCCTAGTAAGGACTTGTCAAATTCATATGttcttcaaaaaaatataaatattttatttaaaaaatggtaTACTCAGcatgtatattttaataaaattgctTATGTCACAG ATACGGATTGTGAATATATACTTctttcaaaaaatgaatatatggATATGATCATAG aatcttatgaaaataacaaaGTTGACGAGATGATTGAAAATAGCTAA
- a CDS encoding profilin → MEEYSWENFLNDKLLATNQVSAAGLASEEDGVVYECVATPDENNPDFDKWSLFYKEDYDIEIEDENGSKTTKTITEGQSILTMFNEGYASDGIWLGGTKYQFINMDKGLEYEGHSFDVATCAKSKGGMHIIKVGGGHILIVLYDEEKEQDRGNSKNAALAFSKELIESTDTGAA, encoded by the exons atggaaGAATATTCATGggaaaattttttaaatgacaAACTTTTAGCAACAAATCAAGTTTCTGCTGCTGGATTAGCTTca GAAGAAGATGGAGTTGTATATGAATGCGTAGCAACCCCCGATGAAAATAATCCAGACTTTGATAAATGGtctcttttttataaagaaGATTATGATATAGAAATTGAAGATGAG AATGGCAGTAAAACTACAAAAACAATCACAGAAGGACAATCAATTTTGACAATGTTTAATGAGGGCTATGCATCTGATGGAATTTGGCTAGGTGGAACAAAATAtcaatttataaatatggatAAAGGTTTAGAATATGAAGGACACAGTTTTGATGTTGCTACATGTGCAAAATCAAAGGGAGGGATGCACATAATTAAAGTTGGTGGTGgacatatattaattgttTTGTATGATGAAGAAAAGGAGCAGGATAGGG gAAATTCTAAAAATGCAGCATTGGCCTTTTCAAAAGAGTTAATCGAAAGCACTGATACAGGTGCCgcataa
- a CDS encoding M18 aspartyl aminopeptidase, putative → MDKKAREYAQEALKFIQRSGSNFMACKNLREKLESHGLIHIKEGDQWTLQKNQGYVLCKENRNICSFFVGKNFNINNGSILISIGHIDSCTLKISPNNRVTKDQISQLNVECYGSGLWHTWFDRGLGLSGQVVYKKDNKLIEKIIQINKSVIFLPSLAIHLQNRTRYDFSVKVNYENHLKPILSTLLYEKLIKGNENISNIDDDDNNSKNLNSSPLLYILANELKCKEEDILDFELCLMDTNKPCFTGVYGEFIEGARFDNLLGTFGVFEAYVELIKILKNENNKNENLGNNLYICIGYDHEEIGSLSEIGAQSYFTKSFIERILGNIFKNELKNNDITVDEIYGSLSSKSLILNVDMAHCGHPNYPETIQQNHHLRFHEGIAIKYNTNKNYVTSPYYACLLKRTFELYQNQNDQKIKYQNFMIKNDTPCGSTVGSMVAANLSMPGMDIGIPQLAMHSIREIAAIHDIYYLIKGIFAFYAYYNQVLSSCVHDS, encoded by the coding sequence ATGGATAAAAAGGCACGAGAATATGCTCAAGAAGCcttaaaatttattcaaaGAAGTGGAAGCAATTTTATGGCATGTAAAAATTTAAGAGAAAAATTAGAAAGCCATGGTTTGatacatataaaagaaGGTGATCAATGGACGTTACAAAAAAACCAAGGATATGTTTTATGTAAagaaaatagaaatatatgcaGTTTTTTTGTtggaaaaaattttaatattaacaatGGCTCGATTCTGATATCTATTGGTCATATAGATTCATgtacattaaaaatatcacCAAATAACAGAGTTACAAAAGATCAAATAAGTCAATTAAATGTTGAATGTTATGGATCAGGGTTATGGCACACTTGGTTTGACAGAGGTTTAGGTTTATCAGGACAagttgtatataaaaaagataataaattaattgaaaaaattatacaaattaaCAAATCTGTTATATTCTTACCAAGTTTAGCTATACATTTGCAAAATAGAACAAGGTATGATTTTTCTGTCAAAGTAAACTATGAAAACCATTTGAAACCAATTCTATCtactttattatatgaaaaacttataaaaggcaatgaaaatatttcaaatatcGATGAcgatgataataatagcaAAAACCTTAACTCTTCACCACTTCTCTATATTTTGGCAAATGAACTAAAATGTAAAGAAGAAGATATATTAGATTTTGAATTATGTTTAATGGATACAAATAAACCATGCTTTACTGGGGTGTATGGAGAATTTATAGAAGGAGCGAGATTTGATAACTTACTTGGAACATTTGGTGTTTTTGAAGCTTATGTagaattaattaaaattttaaaaaatgaaaataataaaaatgaaaatttaggaaataatttatatatatgtattggATATGATCATGAAGAAATTGGCTCACTTAGTGAAATAGGAGCTCAATCTTATTTTACTAAAAGTTTTATTGAAAGAATATTaggaaatatattcaaaaatgaattaaaaaataatgatataacaGTAGATGAAATATATGGAAGTTTGTCAAGTAAATCGCTTATACTAAATGTTGATATGGCTCATTGTGGGCATCCAAATTATCCAGAAACCATTCAACAAAATCATCATTTACGGTTTCATGAGGGTATTgctataaaatataatactaacaaaaattatgtaacATCACCTTATTATGCTTgtttattaaaaagaacatttgaattataccaaaatcaaaatgatcaaaaaattaaatatcaaaattttatgattaAAAACGATACCCCATGTGGTAGTACAGTTGGATCTATGGTTGCAGCAAACTTATCAATGCCTGGTATGGATATTGGAATACCCCAACTAGCTATGCATTCAATAAGAGAAATTGCAGCTATTCatgatatttattatttgattaAAGGCATATTCGCTTTCtatgcatattataatCAAGTTCTTTCCTCATGTGTTCATGATTCATAA
- a CDS encoding peptide chain release factor 1, putative yields the protein MYRYSFYIFKKEQLKWKQKNILYLLTILSKFSTWTDIHLTQAQQNSLIELANKIPKEKCDNNNNNNKIALKITKIQNMSKQLKIAWEELDIYKQLLTENMKLTLRKAEESEQIDTINFNEYSEVKEINYNIENICDSIVKQLLDIYTNFVNFNHHLDSNEVRLEIVPGVGGQEAKMFANELFSMYEHFCKLKNYECLIKNNKLCEEGKGIYKNIVAYIKGEGVYVDFIQEIGIHRVQRIPINSKKMQTSTSIVLLFDEKQTKEKLEKKMKIPKNDFLIETKRSGGAGGQSVNKNETCVKIIHKPTNIFVEVQKTSSQIQNKSIAMEMIKNKLYNFYYEKEKIIFLKDKKNQKQNGDRSEKIRTYNFSHNTVIDHIANVQYTGIDQFFKGAQLINLINKRKQLFYQNIIDETLEYLFSYVG from the exons ATGTATCGATActctttttatatattcaaaaaggaacaattaaaatggaaacaaaaaaatatattatatctcCTTACGATATTATCCAAATTTTCGACATGGACTGATATACATTTGACCCAAGCCCAACAAAATTCATTAATAGAACTagcaaataaaataccaaaagaaaaatgtgataataataataataataataaaatagcgttaaaaataacaaaaatacaaaatatgtCTAAACAGTTAAAAATTGCTTGGGAAGAattggatatatataaacaactTCTAACAGAAAATATGAAACTAACCCTTAGAAAAGCTGAAGAATCTGAACAAATAGAtactattaattttaatgaatattCAGAAGTGAAAGAAATCAATTacaatatagaaaatatttgtgATTCCATTGTCAAACAACTTTTGgatatttatacaaattttgtaaattttaaCCATCATCTTGATTCTAATGAAGTCAGGCTTGAG ATTGTACCTGGAGTTGGAGGCCAAGAAGCCAAAATGTTTGctaatgaattattttcaatgtACGAACACTTTtgcaaattaaaaaattatgaatgtttaataaaaaataacaaattatGTGAAGAAGGAAaaggaatatataaaaatattgttgcatatataaaaggaGAGGGGGTGTATGTCGATTTTATACAAGAAATTGGTATACATAGAGTTCAAAGGATTCCgataaatagtaaaaaaatgcaaacaTCAACTTCtatagttttattatttgatgaaaaacaaacaaaagaaaaacttgaaaaaaaaatgaaaattccaaaaaatgattttcTAATTGAAACAAAAAGATCAGGTGGAGCAGGAGGGCAAagtgttaataaaaatgaaacttgtgtaaaaattattcacAAACctactaatatatttgttgaAGTACAGAAAACATCTAGtcaaatacaaaataaaagtatagCTATggaaatgataaaaaataaattatataacttttattatgaaaaagaaaaaattatttttttaaaagacaaaaaaaatcaaaaacaaaatggTGACAGAAGTGAAAAAATACGAACTTACAACTTTTCCCATAATACAGTTATAGATCATATTGCTAATGTCCAATATACTGGCATTgatcaattttttaaggGAGCacaattaattaatttaatcaATAAACGAAAACAactattttatcaaaatatcATTGATGAAACTCTGGAATATTTGTTTTCGTATGTTGGCTAA